One Felis catus isolate Fca126 chromosome D1, F.catus_Fca126_mat1.0, whole genome shotgun sequence DNA segment encodes these proteins:
- the LOC101093042 gene encoding olfactory receptor 6M1-like, which produces MSSTILLFFVCFFPLPVEMAMRNQSTLSEFTLVSLPAIQELQVLLFVILLLVYMLIITGNIVIISLIWTDNRLQTPMYFFLSNLSFLDILFTTTIAPKLLACLLEKKKTISFAGCITQVYFYFFLGTVEFILLAVMSFDRYVAICNPLRYTIIMNSRVCLLLVLGCWVGAFLSVLCPTIVVSRLPYCHREISHFFCDIAPLLQVACTDTHFIEMINFLLSSLVVLSSLVLTTTSYTYIISTIMRIPSAQGRQKAFSTCASHITVVSIAYGSSIFTYVRPNQSHSLDFDKVTAVLTTMVTPLLNPFIYSLRNEKVKEVLKESVSRIVPSHSKGT; this is translated from the coding sequence ATGTCTTCAActattctgcttttctttgtttgtttcttcccccTTCCAGTTGAAATGGCTATGAGAAACCAGAGTACATTGAGTGAATTCACATTGGTCTCCCTTCCTGCCATCCAGGAGCTTCAAGTCTTGCTGTTTGTCATTCTCCTGCTGGTTTATATGCTCATCATAACAGGAAACATTGTCATCATTTCCTTAATATGGACTGATAATCGTCTCCAGACACCAATGTATTTCTTCCTTAGTAATTTGTCATTTTTGGACATTTTGTTCACAACTACTATTGCCCCAAAGTTGCTAGCTTGTCTCTTAGAAAAGAAGAAGACCATATCCTTTGCTGGCTGCATCACTCAAgtttatttctacttctttctggGGACTGTGGAGTTTATCCTCCTAGCGGTGATGTCCTttgaccgctatgtggccatctgtaaCCCCCTGCGCTATACCATCATCATGAACAGTAGGGTCTGTCTCCTGCTGGTTCTGGGCTGCTGGGTGGGAGCCTTTCTCTCAGTGCTATGCCCAACTATTGTGGTGTCCAGATTGCCCTACTGTCATAGAGAAATTAGTCATTTCTTCTGTGACATTGCCCCTTTACTACAGGTGGCCTGCACTGATACCCACTTCATTGAGATGATAAACTTCCTCTTATCTTCCCTTGTGGTCCTGAGTTCACTGGTGCTCACCACCACATCCTACACCTACATCATTTCTACCATCATGCGCATCCCCTCAGCCCAAGGACGTCAGAAGGCCTTTTCCACCTGTGCTTCTCACATCACAGTTGTCTCCATTGCCTATGGAAGCTCCATCTTCACGTACGTGAGGCCCAACCAGAGCCATTCACTGGATTTTGATAAAGTGACGGCTGTCCTCACTACAATGGTGACCCCTCTTCTGAATCCTTTCATTTATAGCTTGAGGAATGAAAAGGTAAAGGAAGTCTTGAAAGAGTCAGTTAGCAGGATAGTTCCATCACATTCCAAGGGAACATAA